DNA from Eucalyptus grandis isolate ANBG69807.140 chromosome 5, ASM1654582v1, whole genome shotgun sequence:
ACAACGACTCGTCCTCTTCTCTCATCGGGAAAAACATGGCCATGTCCGCGTCTATGGCCGCGCCCTTGCTGGCGCTATTGTTGCCGCTCTCTGTAAAAATGGGGCTCTCCAAAATCGTGGACGACGTCGTCGGCATGTCCATGAACCAGCTGAACTCGTCCGTAGCGCACATGAGCACCGATTCGTCGCTCATGTCTGGAAACTTCTCTTCGGGTTCAGGATCGGGCTCTAGCTCGGGCTCGGGCAGGCTCGGGCTCGGCTTCTGGATTGGGTAGATTGGCAGGCATTTTGGGCTTGTCTTCGACGGCACTGGTCACGGCGGAGGAGTTTTGGTGATTGAGATGGTGGTGGTTGTTCTTCGCAGCGGGCCAAGGGTGGTTGTGCTCGCAAGAGTAGGTGATGAGGAGCATGGTGGGGTCTTCGCGGCTGCGCTCCACCTGTTTCCGGGCTGGGCATCCCTTCGAACTACTACACCTATAATATCCCCTGCATAATTGAGTGCTTGGATCATTAGATCAATAATTAATTCTTTATCCACAGATCTAACGGAGATTGTTATCCTCTTCGAATGGAtcggattaaattaatctaGAACTTCATCAAACCTCATGTTCATTGTTGAGTTTTGTTGATTACTAAGAAGGGGAATCCTATCCAGCTTCAATTCAGTGTGAGCACTTGATGGATATAGAGAAAATTCAGATATTTAACCAAAGAACTTCAATTATATCAAGGTTCCATTGTTTCTATCAAGAACTCAGTGATCGCATCTCAAGATTATTGGCGACATGACGTTAAATGAGAGGTAAGTGAAGAAAAGGATTGTTTGTACTGTAGCCATTCAAGCAGAAGAAGCCATAACATGAGACAAGATGAAGAATTCACCTTGGATATGGAGAGCCCTTGATGGGCTTCTGGCCATACTTCCTCCACGCCCATGAGTCGGATGGCGGCGGCGCGCCCTCGCCCTTGAGCCGAGAGCCTTCCACGTCCTTGATCGGAATCGAAACCACTCTCTTCTGCATACCTCTCCTACtgaaaagcaaacaaaaaaccCCAACTTCTCATCTCCGCTCTAAATACCTAATGACTAATTCATGTATCCAATCGCCACTAAACTCATATGTGAACATACGATTTTTCCACGACAGACCTCCTCTTAGGAGATGTTGCCGTGGGGCCGGTCTTCATCGTATCGCCATATCTGCTAGGCCATGGCGGTGACTCTCCAATGCTATTCTCTGGCGAGCTTCCATTATCGTCATGCTCGGTCATGAACGAGCCGCTTTGAAAACTTCCATGCATGGTGGGGGCGGGGGGATGAGACGAGCACCTGATCTCGCCGTGAGAACTGCCGGACACAGGCGGCTGGTCGTTGCGGAAAACCGGGAGAGCCGATGGACGGAGAGTCTGTAGTGGTGAGAGAGAATTTGAAGGAAGGAGACAAAtaggagaagatgatgaaggaAGAGGGAGGCCCTTTTTAATTATATCGGGCTTCCTTCACATTGACAGATTGGTTTTTGCGTCTTTGTTTTTGGAGGACGTGCAAACAAATGTGACAAAGTCTTTGTTAACTACGCGGTCATAAAAATTTGCAGGGAAGAGTTTTCCCTCATATACTttattttaattagttttataGCTGCCCACCGAAATATCTTCACCGGAATTTTTTGCCTGTGTAGTAGGTGACAGCTTCCAGCGAATGGAAAGTGAGATATGTACATTAATTATCGTTCAcaaccagtttttttttttttttttttaaatctttttttcgCCAACCATACACGACCTTCACTAGCTCTCTATACGTCTAAACCTCCTAGGGTTAACGCAGTTGCTTGATGCATTGAGAGATTTTCCAGAATAGGAGTTGGAAGACATTCGCTCTTATTTCATCAATCACACGCAAGTTACTCTAAGTCGGGACTACCTACACAGATCAAAGATCCGGATTTCATCCATTTGTGAGACTTGTAAAGTATTTCATAGGCTTCAAATTAGTTGGGTCTCCATGCCCTTATCCTTATATTATAAATCGAATTATACAAACAAATCTATCCTATTATTGATTTAatctattttgttcttttatctATTTGGTTCCCTATTTGCCTCTCTCCCCAATAATGTTCTTTCCTTACTACCGATCTTCATAAAGGCAATTGATTAGcctattgaaataattaaatattaaatcaccaATTCATATAAAACCTTTAACTTTTAGAATGATTGGCAATTGTCCCAGAATTGGAAGTTTTGAGTTCAAATCATAAGTAGAAAAGCCAGACTAAGTGTGATGGGGTATATtggaataattaaaaattaaaccaCGCTTTCACATAGCCACCCCGAGAACATGCATTAGCCACCCCCAACAaacaacgagagagagagagagagagagagagagagagagagagagagagagagatgggcacTATGAATGCAAAAGATCCTTGTTCATAGGAGGTTGGATGAATGCTAAACAGATTAAGATTTCAGTGTGGATAAAAGGGACGGAACATCATAGAATAAACCATATCACTAAAAGCATGGGAGAAGGATACTAAAAGTGTCATAATTTACATACAACACTCACTtttgtatcaatttttttttttttttgttggatcaTTTAAGTACCACTTTAAAAATATACAATCACTTAAGTGTAAACTCTGATGTGAATCACCTGAAATCTAGTGTAACAATATTTTACGAATTTCCCTGATTGACATGACTTGTTGGCATGCCTAGTTAGTAATAACATCACTAAAGTGTTGTCTACATTTTTGTCCCAAGTATAAATCCTAATTTTTGTTTACAAGCAAATTTAAATTTAGGCCAAAAtagggattttcttttttcaatttgaaaacaatcaaagaagaagaaaaggcgaAACACGATGAGGTGATGATGGAGATGAGGAAAGCAATGAAGGCCGTCGCTTTACTCGACGTTGGTTATGGGCTCGGAGACCTCTTTGGATGGAGCTCATCCCCAATTCCACCTTCGATTCTCGACTCCGCGGCTACGAAGAGCTCCATCTCATGTCAGAGCTTCCTTGCAAATTCCCAAATTCCACGGCTATGAACACACTGCTATTGCTATTCCACCTCTAGATCTGCAGCCATGACGATGGTGATTCAACTAGAGCTTCCTTGCAAACTCAATTTTCCCTCCACAACGCAAACCAATGGTAACGGAATTTGGCAGACAGCAAGAGaacggaaaaaataaaataaaatgaaacagaAAATAGAAGACAAGTCAGGAAGACTAATCGGAGTCATATTTAGAATTCATTGAACTACATGGCGAAAATCTGAATTGCGATGGGAGAAACATCCCTCTTTTATTTGGCCGGGGGGTGGGAAATTTTCAACTTCAATCCCTCTAAACAACACCATTTTCTGACTGTTGAAGCAGCACCCCATCCACTGTCTTTACCTATCACGGAATCCTCAAAAATGGGTTCATAGCTTGACTGAAACGAGAATAACGAATATTGTCAAAGTCGGCACATATGGCGTCATTTATGGAGAGTCCAACCACATTATAGTCCAGGTTGGACtggttttttataataaaaaaaaaattcacgtatGACTTATCATTTCATTTAAAAAGCCAAACAgaacttttgattggaaattatcGCTAGAGGCATTTAAGTGACCGTTTTATttccaatttggcacttaagtgagttagcgaaaagttttggcactaaagtaaacatcatataaaaattttggTACTTCAAACATCCTTATGTCGTAAAAGCACAGTTGTATGACAACAAATGTATTGACAATGTTGAGGgcaatttgattataaaattttcaatttagtcaattgagttttaaacattttgacattttattAATGTAATCTTTATAGCCATTTTTGGCTTAAAATCGTTGATGTGAATGATAGCAATCTTATGTGACATGGTCCACACCAACGtggataattataaaaaaaaaaaattacattagcATTGACCACACTAGGACTGTCGATATTTATATAAGGTATTTTGGGCAAAAAATGGTGGGAAAGacctcactttttctttctcgtcacttctttctcttcctcctctcacACTAGgtccaaatgaacaaagacacACCCCATCGAATTAGGGCCACACGCCACAATCGCAGCACTTGTCATCACGACGCCATGGCCATCACCCTAACTCATGTAAGATACGAGTCCACAGTTTTATCTCCATCTCTCTGTCTTCCTACCCTCTCATTTATCTCTACACCGTCATCTCAGCCTTCCGCCTCGACCGTAGCTCCTCGCTACTTCCAGCTTCAGATGCGTCTCCTTGACCATTGTTCAAGGCAATCTCTGGTGCTCAACTATGGTTTGAGATCGGTCCATTGTCACTGAAGCCCCAAAAAAATTGTGGGGGCTTCTGTAACGATCCCGTCAAACAAGGGCAGGGACTTGTTGCCGGGGCTAGAGGATCTGGATAAGGAGCAACTCTTGTCTGGCTTTTAGGATGACAGAGGATGAAGGAATGAACCAAACCATACACCgtacaaagagagagatttaaagatatatatgtgaaaattgaaataagcTCATGGAGACGCATTTTGACGTAATGACAATATTTAGCTTTGGAACTCTAAATTTAAGCATGCTTAGATGGGAGCACTGCCAAAATTAGTGACCTATTAGAAAAGTGTTGCCGGTAATGCCAAAGGACAAAATCATAAGGTTTTGCATGGACTAGACCAAAATGAGTAATACCTCTAATGAATTAGTCCAGGGTGTCATAGCTTTGACAATTTGAAGTTAGCCTCGAACCAAGGTTGTGGAGGCTCAGCAAGAGGGTAAAGACCAATTGCGACCAAGGTACACTAATGGTGGAGACGAGTTATGACGAGCTGGTAAGAGTCACGGTGGTGGTTGAAGGTAGAGACAACATTCGACTCTCGTGTGATGATCAACAACAATTCTATACTCAGTTAGCCACAatgaaacaaacaagaaaagaaaaaagaaaagaaaaataaaaagataaaaaaatcatatatatatttttatatttacaaCATACCAGTTGAAGTCCACGAtttttttgcaataatattgACAAATTACTAAAAAGGTTTTGCAttgacaaattgaaaaatttaattgaattatcATATGTAAACATGTTGAagactttttttgaaaattcctCTTCTCTAATTAAGTAATGAAACCAAAATccataattattaatttacgAACTGGAGTCGATGGTATGTGTATCCTTCAATATGGCATCTAAGTCTTATGTAAGATTCAAATGttctttatattttccatcTCCATCTATTTCATTTGACTTGTCACGTATTCTTTTTAACCCAATCTCAACCCCCAACACATGTCTCTTCACATGTGCATTTAAATGCCTAAGTTATGCATGTCTAAATAAAGCCCTAATATCCTAAACATTCCCCAACTTtatctctaatctcaattctatcataaacttctttcatctcaaataaaACCCTTAACTTTTGGTCTAGTCTCAATTCTACTCTAAACTTTTTCTATGTCTCTTAAAAACTCACAAACTTTGAGTCCAAATCTACTTTCATTAATCTTCCAAAATTTCTCTTGAGAACCAAGAGATATAAAACTCTTGAGCATGAGCTATTCGAGCGTCCCAAGTGGAGCGTCTTGAGCACAAACTCTCTAAGCTTGAGATATGGAAGGCTCCCAGGcatgaaaaattgaagattgaGTGACATTGATGATCCCCAAGTGAGATAGAAGGAAGACTCTCTTTAAAGTAAGTGTAATTGAAGAAATTTAACCCTAATTGCTCTAGTTTTTACCCAAATTTCAGATCCAATAAGACAACATTTGCACTGACATGGAAATTCATCTCGAAAAGACATCCTATTGGATatgaaaatttgttaaaaaaaaaaactagatcaATGACGTGAAAATGCAATATCACTAAGGGCAATTTTGGCTACAAGGTTAACATAGGCAGATATGGGATTCAAGTAAGAATTGAtgttttttatgagataaaaaagtATTTACGATTCAATTGAGATTGGACCAAAAGTTGGAGGTTTTTtacaagattaaaaaaaatttaggatagaATTGGGACTAAAACTaaagttggatttttttaaGGGTACTAGGCCTCTAAATAACCATAGCAAAATATAAGTCTCATCTTATCGACAATGAGGTAATATAACttcaaaaaaatgttgaaaatgtgCCAATCTTGAGTGTCATTTCCAAAGGAAAGTGTGACAATCTATGAACATTCAAGTTAATCAACTTTGCGATTTTCCTTTGAAGTTCATATTGGCCACAACACTTGACTTCTCTCATTATCATtagggcacctcgaacaaccttcaaattttcatgttttgaaGTATACTAACTCCCAACTAAATCAATAGCACTATATGAAATTAGGTCTTCTTCAACTCTGAAATGTCTCCCACAAGTTAGTGTCCTCATAACACTGTCATGCATTCTAAATCTAATAACATCAATGCCCACAATACCTTGCTCAAAGTTGATTCCTAACTACACTAGTCATGCATTaataagtagtaaaccagttaTTGTTTGTTGTATTGTGAACAAACAACCATAATCTATAAACCCATCCATCAAATGATGAATCCTCTGTGATAAACAAGACATAATCATCTTTATCAAGACACTATAAGCTATTGCAACAAAATAAGTGGTAGTCCACCCAACTCTAATTCCTTTactcttcttatttttcaacTTAAGGCAATCCGTTCGAAGATGTGCCCTCATTCCACAATTCCCAACGGACAACACCACCGGTCCTAATTCGCCTATTTGGGTTTAGCACTACTCTTCCTTTTAGTTAAATTGCAAACCCCATTAAATGTCACCCTTCTTGACCCAAAGTACTTACTAACAACAATAACATGTATTTCCACAATCAACTAATGAGGACAATAGATTCAAAGTACATACCTCAtcatcataattaatctcattgaactcaattaactaataattgtATTGAATTCATTCCTATGTTCAGCAACTGATGCACATTTGCCCCTctttaagaggaaaaaaaatgcattaagtAGACCTTGTTGATTACATATGGCTTATTGTACATGGTTGACAATGCATTCATCAATCCCAAAGTGGTATTCTCTTTCATGATGCTAAACACAACTTTATGAGCTAACATTAGCCAAATAACACCCAATGCTTGTCTAATCGACAAATCCAAATTATATTGCTTCATTGACTCTAGCTTCTTCGTAGACATGGACAAGTGCAGATAATCTTCAAATTGAATGTTCTTAAAACTACAATTGTTCCCATCAAATTgtctatttcatttttccttcttttgtcccAATCAATTCTCTTCAAGTCAGCC
Protein-coding regions in this window:
- the LOC104445025 gene encoding LOW QUALITY PROTEIN: probable WRKY transcription factor 65 (The sequence of the model RefSeq protein was modified relative to this genomic sequence to represent the inferred CDS: deleted 1 base in 1 codon), with the protein product MHGSFQSGSFMTEHDDNGSSPENSIGESPPWPSRYGDTMKTGPTATSPKRSRRGMQKRVVSIPIKDVEGSRLKGEGAPPPSDSWAWRKYGQKPIKGSPYPRGYYRCSSSKGCPARKQVERSREDPTMLLITYSCEHNHPWPAAKNNHHHLNHQNSSAVTSAVEDKPKMPANLPNPEAEPEPPEPELEPDPEPEEKFPDMSDESVLMCATDEFSWFMDMPTTSSTILESPIFTESGNNSASKGAAIDADMAMFFPMREEDESLFADLGELPECSVVLRHGRSGGVSTQVQIC